A window of Cellulomonas fimi contains these coding sequences:
- a CDS encoding peptidoglycan D,D-transpeptidase FtsI family protein, whose amino-acid sequence MPPHRSSTASARAGSARQATAQPTARPRTIDVVPRPRPGTAAPRRGGGSPVRGGGGGRPPRGVRTGARARMAFLTVVVLLVLAVFTGRLVWVQGIRGDAIAAEAREKRMTSFEVLGARGEITDAEGRPLAMSVERYDISVNQRQVGEFTSTGTPEVPDGAAGVAERLAPLLGKSPAEVGGMLVGDRQFRYIAKNVEPSVAREIRALKLPGIQIDKVAERVYPNGDLAGNVIGFVNSSGVGLEGLERSLDERLAGSPGEETYERGRKGQPIPGGYSAGSPAQQGDSVQLTILSDLQFKAQEALSAAVASTGADGGTVVVLDTRTGEVLALADSGSVDPNNPGDSTGGSLASSVSDVFEPGSTGKVITMAAALDAGLVTPLTQFEVPYTYTTENGETFKDSHEHGLLRLTTTGVLAESSNTGTVMIGQNLPQQTRHDYLAKFGFGSRTGIELPGESPGILRSWETWDSWDRRSKLAVLFGQAVSVTALQATQVFATIANGGVRVQPHIIKGWTAADGTYTPEPAAPTTQVVSPQTAATVLTMMESVVDDGTGGSAAIPGYRVAGKTGTAQNWVSGHQGITASFIGVAPVDSPRIAVSVILHNPRTSIYGGTVAAPVFRDVAGFALGELGVAPSGSQAQLFPTTW is encoded by the coding sequence ATGCCACCGCACCGCAGCTCGACCGCGTCCGCGCGGGCCGGCTCGGCGCGGCAGGCCACCGCGCAGCCGACGGCCCGGCCCCGCACGATCGACGTCGTCCCGCGGCCGCGCCCCGGGACGGCGGCGCCCCGGCGGGGCGGCGGGAGCCCGGTGCGCGGTGGCGGCGGCGGACGGCCCCCGCGCGGCGTCCGGACGGGCGCGCGGGCCAGGATGGCCTTCCTCACGGTCGTCGTGCTGCTCGTGCTCGCGGTCTTCACCGGCCGGCTCGTGTGGGTGCAGGGCATCCGGGGCGACGCGATCGCGGCGGAGGCGCGCGAGAAGCGCATGACCTCGTTCGAGGTGCTCGGCGCCCGCGGTGAGATCACCGACGCCGAGGGCCGACCGCTCGCGATGTCCGTGGAGCGCTACGACATCTCCGTCAACCAGCGTCAGGTCGGCGAGTTCACCAGCACCGGCACGCCCGAGGTCCCGGACGGTGCCGCGGGCGTCGCCGAGCGGCTCGCCCCGCTGCTCGGCAAGAGCCCCGCGGAGGTCGGCGGCATGCTCGTCGGCGACCGCCAGTTCCGCTACATCGCGAAGAACGTGGAGCCGTCGGTCGCGCGGGAGATCCGCGCGCTCAAGCTCCCGGGCATCCAGATCGACAAGGTCGCGGAGCGCGTGTACCCGAACGGCGACCTCGCGGGGAACGTCATCGGCTTCGTCAACTCCAGCGGGGTCGGACTCGAAGGGCTCGAGCGGTCGCTCGACGAGCGGCTCGCGGGATCCCCGGGCGAGGAGACGTACGAGCGCGGGCGCAAGGGCCAGCCGATCCCGGGCGGGTACTCGGCGGGCTCCCCGGCGCAGCAGGGCGACTCCGTGCAGCTGACGATCCTGTCGGACCTGCAGTTCAAGGCGCAGGAGGCGCTGTCGGCCGCGGTCGCCTCGACGGGGGCCGACGGCGGGACGGTCGTCGTGCTCGACACGCGCACCGGCGAGGTGCTCGCGCTGGCCGACTCGGGGTCGGTGGACCCGAACAACCCGGGCGACAGCACGGGTGGGTCGCTCGCGAGCTCGGTGTCGGACGTCTTCGAGCCGGGGTCGACGGGCAAGGTCATCACCATGGCCGCCGCGCTCGACGCGGGCCTCGTCACGCCGCTCACGCAGTTCGAGGTGCCGTACACGTACACCACGGAGAACGGCGAGACGTTCAAGGACTCGCACGAGCACGGCCTGCTGCGCCTGACCACGACCGGCGTGCTCGCCGAGTCGTCCAACACCGGCACCGTGATGATCGGGCAGAACCTCCCGCAGCAGACGCGGCACGACTACCTCGCCAAGTTCGGGTTCGGGTCGCGCACGGGCATCGAACTGCCCGGGGAGTCGCCCGGCATCCTGCGCTCGTGGGAGACGTGGGACAGCTGGGACCGCCGGTCCAAGCTCGCCGTCCTGTTCGGGCAGGCGGTGTCGGTGACCGCGCTGCAGGCGACGCAGGTGTTCGCGACGATCGCCAACGGCGGTGTCCGCGTGCAGCCGCACATCATCAAGGGCTGGACGGCGGCCGACGGCACCTACACGCCCGAGCCCGCGGCGCCGACCACGCAGGTCGTCTCGCCGCAGACCGCCGCGACGGTGCTCACGATGATGGAGAGCGTCGTCGACGACGGCACGGGTGGCAGCGCCGCGATCCCCGGTTACCGCGTGGCCGGCAAGACGGGCACGGCGCAGAACTGGGTGAGCGGCCACCAGGGGATCACGGCGTCGTTCATCGGCGTCGCACCGGTGGACTCGCCCCGCATCGCGGTGAGCGTGATCCTGCACAACCCGCGCACGTCCATCTACGGCGGCACGGTCGCGGCCCCCGTCTTCCGTGACGTCGCGGGCTTCGCCCTCGGCGAGCTCGGCGTGGCGCCGTCGGGCAGCCAGGCGCAGCTCTTCCCGACGACGTGGTGA
- the rsmH gene encoding 16S rRNA (cytosine(1402)-N(4))-methyltransferase RsmH: MEERRDDAASRHTPVMLQRCLDLLAPALAADGAVMVDSTLGMGGHTEGVLRAFPHVRVVGIDRDPQALDLAGRRLAPFGERFTAVHAVYDEIGDVLDGLGLAHVQGVLMDLGVSSLQLDERERGFSYAHDAPLDMRMDATRGLTAADVVNTYEERDLARVLRVYGEERFAARIARNVVRAREKAPLARTGELVDIVRASIPAATRKTGGHPAKRTFQALRIEVNGELEVLERALPASVEALAVGGRIVVEAYHSLEDRLVKRTFAAGATSSAPPDLPVEPETHAPYLRLVTRGAEEADEAELAANPRSQSVRLRAAERTRPTPDHLRGGTPGRRAA, translated from the coding sequence ATGGAGGAGCGACGCGACGACGCCGCCTCCCGGCACACGCCGGTCATGCTCCAGCGCTGCCTCGACCTGCTCGCGCCCGCCCTCGCGGCGGACGGCGCGGTGATGGTCGACTCGACGCTCGGCATGGGCGGGCACACCGAGGGCGTGCTGCGCGCGTTCCCGCACGTGCGGGTCGTGGGCATCGACCGTGACCCGCAGGCGCTCGACCTCGCCGGTCGCCGGCTCGCCCCGTTCGGCGAGCGGTTCACGGCCGTGCACGCGGTCTACGACGAGATCGGGGACGTGCTCGACGGCCTCGGCCTCGCGCACGTCCAGGGCGTGCTCATGGACCTCGGTGTCTCCTCGCTGCAGCTCGACGAGCGCGAGCGCGGCTTCTCCTACGCGCACGACGCGCCGCTCGACATGCGGATGGACGCGACGCGCGGCCTGACCGCGGCGGACGTCGTCAACACGTACGAGGAGCGCGACCTGGCCCGCGTGCTGCGCGTGTACGGCGAGGAGCGCTTCGCGGCCCGGATCGCCCGCAACGTCGTGCGTGCGCGGGAGAAGGCGCCGCTGGCGCGCACCGGCGAGCTCGTGGACATCGTCCGCGCGAGCATCCCGGCCGCGACGCGCAAGACGGGCGGCCACCCGGCCAAGCGCACGTTCCAGGCGCTGCGGATCGAGGTCAACGGCGAGCTGGAGGTGCTCGAGCGCGCGCTGCCGGCGTCGGTCGAGGCGCTCGCCGTCGGCGGGCGCATCGTCGTCGAGGCGTACCACTCGCTCGAGGACCGGCTGGTGAAGCGCACGTTCGCTGCGGGCGCGACGTCGAGCGCGCCGCCGGACCTGCCCGTCGAGCCCGAGACCCACGCGCCGTACCTGCGGCTCGTCACGCGCGGCGCGGAGGAGGCCGACGAGGCCGAGCTCGCCGCGAACCCCCGCTCGCAGTCCGTGCGCCTGCGCGCCGCCGAGCGGACCCGACCGACCCCCGACCACCTCCGTGGTGGCACCCCTGGCAGGAGGGCAGCATGA
- the mraZ gene encoding division/cell wall cluster transcriptional repressor MraZ gives MTHDSSTGFFGSFAPFLGTYTPRLDDKGRLILPAKFRGQLAPGLVMTRGQERCLFLLPMDEFRRMHDQLRQAPVTSKQARDYLRVFLSGASDELPDKQGRISIPPVLRKYAGLDRDVAVIGAGTRVEIWDLQAWETYLAEQEAGYADTAEEVFPNGPF, from the coding sequence GTGACGCATGACTCGTCGACCGGCTTCTTCGGGTCCTTCGCGCCCTTCCTCGGGACGTACACGCCGCGCCTGGACGACAAGGGCCGGCTCATCCTCCCGGCCAAGTTCCGCGGCCAGCTCGCACCGGGGCTCGTCATGACGCGCGGGCAGGAGCGTTGCCTCTTCCTGCTGCCGATGGACGAGTTCCGCCGCATGCACGACCAGCTCCGGCAGGCGCCGGTCACGAGCAAGCAGGCGCGGGACTACCTGCGCGTGTTCCTGTCGGGCGCGAGCGACGAGCTGCCCGACAAGCAGGGCCGCATCTCGATCCCGCCGGTGCTGCGCAAGTACGCCGGTCTGGACCGTGACGTCGCCGTCATCGGCGCGGGCACCCGCGTCGAGATCTGGGACCTGCAGGCGTGGGAGACGTACCTCGCCGAGCAGGAGGCCGGCTACGCCGACACGGCGGAGGAGGTCTTCCCCAACGGGCCGTTCTGA
- a CDS encoding AAA family ATPase, which produces MLQAVPSSSELDDVVDTTGRMRAGIESVVTGRPELVRTTLAVLLAEGHLLLEDVPGVGKTTLAKAVARTIDCPVGRIQFTPDLLPSDLTGVNIFRTQTHEFEFRPGPVFAHVVIGDEINRASPKTQSALLECMQEAQATVDGRTYPLPRPFLVVATQNPVEMEGTYPLPEAQRDRFMARLTVGYPSVESELDMLDLQETSDPLDQLRPVTDAATVARLIGTTRRLFAAPAVKRYVVDLVTATRQDHGLRLGASPRAAIQLLRAAKSVAAMDGRDHVLPDDVQQLAEPVLAHRLLPSTESRLSGRSTSDIVADIIERTPLPVSAALTATASRARRAIG; this is translated from the coding sequence ATGCTGCAGGCCGTGCCGTCGTCGAGCGAGCTCGACGACGTCGTCGACACCACCGGCCGGATGCGCGCCGGCATCGAGTCCGTCGTCACCGGACGTCCAGAGCTCGTCCGCACCACGCTCGCCGTGCTGCTGGCCGAGGGGCACCTCCTGCTGGAGGACGTCCCGGGCGTCGGCAAGACCACGCTCGCCAAGGCCGTGGCACGCACCATCGACTGCCCCGTCGGTCGCATCCAGTTCACGCCCGACCTGCTCCCCAGCGACCTCACCGGCGTCAACATCTTCCGGACGCAGACGCACGAGTTCGAGTTCCGGCCCGGTCCGGTGTTCGCGCACGTCGTCATCGGCGACGAGATCAACCGCGCCTCGCCCAAGACGCAGTCGGCCCTGCTCGAGTGCATGCAGGAGGCGCAGGCCACCGTCGACGGCCGCACCTACCCGCTCCCCCGGCCGTTCCTCGTCGTCGCGACGCAGAACCCCGTCGAGATGGAGGGGACGTACCCGCTCCCCGAGGCGCAGCGTGACCGCTTCATGGCGCGCCTCACCGTCGGCTACCCCAGCGTCGAGTCCGAGCTCGACATGCTCGACCTGCAGGAGACGTCCGACCCGCTCGACCAGCTGCGGCCCGTCACCGACGCCGCGACCGTGGCCCGGCTGATCGGGACCACGCGCCGCCTGTTCGCGGCCCCGGCCGTCAAGCGGTACGTCGTCGACCTCGTCACCGCGACCCGCCAGGACCACGGGCTGCGCCTCGGCGCGTCCCCGCGCGCCGCGATCCAGCTCCTGCGCGCCGCGAAGTCCGTCGCCGCCATGGACGGGCGCGACCACGTGCTGCCCGACGACGTCCAGCAGCTCGCCGAGCCCGTCCTCGCGCACCGCCTCCTGCCCAGCACCGAGTCCCGGCTCTCCGGGCGCAGCACGAGCGACATCGTCGCGGACATCATCGAGCGGACCCCGCTCCCCGTGTCCGCGGCGCTGACCGCGACCGCCTCGCGCGCCCGACGCGCCATCGGCTGA
- a CDS encoding DUF58 domain-containing protein: protein MGLRPTRRGWALGLGGVALGLLGVGLGAVDLVRIGTLVVLLVVGACVVVGTLDPGRGRHRLAVARDVQPNPVHTGERARVDVRIKASDPAARVRLAGLRFSEQAATELSGGRPLRARVQRTPQQVTVSYQVDAGRRGRWQLGPLVVTRGDPFGVARSSATLGDHAEVVVWPAVVPLPTASDVLVGEPDRVALGARTPSTDDASLRDYREGDDLRRVHWRSSARRGALMVRSDERAGMRPVSVLLDLPAKLTALEWTISLAASMALAMLEGGHPVRLVGGRAGAATAFHQARTGPTARAALLDSTVDLEAPRSADEAETYLLGAAHLLETTDAGGEIVLAVLGPLGAGARAALAHVADNAQGWAVVRADGASPAHEREAQHTVHALRRAGWRACAVTPGEDIVACWLRLLGSAR, encoded by the coding sequence ATGGGCCTGCGGCCCACCCGTCGAGGCTGGGCGCTCGGGCTCGGCGGGGTCGCCCTCGGGCTCCTCGGCGTCGGGCTCGGGGCCGTCGACCTCGTGCGCATCGGCACGCTCGTCGTGCTGCTGGTCGTCGGCGCGTGCGTCGTCGTCGGCACGCTCGACCCCGGGCGCGGTCGGCACCGGCTCGCCGTCGCCCGGGACGTGCAGCCCAACCCCGTCCACACGGGCGAGCGCGCGCGGGTCGACGTGCGCATCAAGGCGTCCGACCCCGCCGCGCGCGTCCGGCTCGCCGGCCTGCGGTTCTCCGAGCAGGCGGCGACCGAGCTCTCGGGCGGCCGGCCGCTGCGCGCCCGCGTGCAGCGCACACCGCAGCAGGTCACCGTGTCCTACCAGGTGGACGCCGGCCGGCGCGGGCGCTGGCAGCTCGGCCCGCTCGTCGTCACGCGGGGCGACCCGTTCGGCGTCGCCCGGTCCAGCGCGACGCTCGGCGACCACGCCGAGGTCGTCGTGTGGCCGGCCGTCGTGCCGCTGCCCACCGCGTCGGACGTGCTCGTCGGCGAGCCCGACCGGGTCGCCCTCGGGGCGCGCACGCCCTCGACCGACGACGCGTCGCTGCGCGACTACCGCGAGGGCGACGACCTGCGCCGGGTGCACTGGCGCAGCAGCGCGCGCCGCGGCGCCCTCATGGTGCGCTCCGACGAGCGCGCGGGCATGCGCCCCGTGTCGGTCCTGCTGGACCTGCCCGCCAAGCTCACCGCGCTCGAGTGGACCATCTCGCTCGCCGCGTCGATGGCCCTCGCGATGCTCGAGGGCGGGCACCCCGTGCGGCTCGTCGGCGGGCGCGCAGGCGCCGCGACGGCCTTCCACCAGGCCCGCACCGGCCCGACCGCGCGCGCCGCGCTGCTCGACTCGACCGTCGACCTGGAGGCCCCGCGTTCCGCCGACGAGGCCGAGACCTACCTGCTCGGCGCCGCGCACCTGCTCGAGACCACCGACGCCGGCGGCGAGATCGTGCTCGCCGTCCTCGGGCCGCTCGGTGCGGGCGCCCGCGCCGCCCTCGCGCACGTCGCCGACAACGCGCAGGGCTGGGCCGTGGTCCGCGCCGACGGCGCCTCTCCCGCGCACGAGCGCGAGGCGCAGCACACCGTGCACGCGCTGCGACGGGCCGGCTGGCGTGCGTGCGCCGTCACCCCCGGTGAGGACATCGTCGCCTGCTGGCTCCGGCTGCTCGGGAGCGCACGGTGA
- a CDS encoding transglutaminase TgpA family protein: MNAAPARIPRGPRSLVATALCAVATCAAVTALSNLIEPGRWLTVTWVAVLLVAAVVAGTRAVTRSWWAPTLAGLVVLAAGTLVRYGAPPGRIQVLPDLGSLDRTLATAREGIAVVNASLVPMTGVRPAELLVVVGAVAVLLVTDLVAVGLGVPALAGIPLVALWTPTVVLGFPASSWAVAWTGLAYLLLLALSAAPPSARSDRARRTGGALAGAVAVVVLALVAGPVVAALPGWASLALPTFGNGPVGPLQLSDNLDLRESLGTRSGQVVLRYSIVEPEAAAEGGDDADDEADGGTTDGLGLPVPTPTDDGVNVTARVVGPLRAFTLTTFDGREWQRDDTLDLATWEPGRLLTSDPTLRGDTPDPGRGTLAAVDVEVGALRERRLPVSTFPRTVAVEGAWTYDELRDEVVGRRSTFDGMRYSMLVEIPELTPDDLADAPVGTPDDGGASLEVPSTEHREQIADLAREITADAATPYEQAMALQSYFRAGTNFTYDTRIAPARSEDAVWDFLQSQRGYCVQFATSMTVMSRMLGIPARVGVGFLPGDANGDGQYVVTGRKSHAWPELYFADLGWVRFEPTPAVQSGLPPVWSDPFSGVNAPASQPDEAIPTAAAPTGAATSAPAPSAPTETEEAGEGWTRIGVVVGVVLLLVVLGLSLVRRRTRTRADETPERAWLRTRRRLAAKGVSWSDATTPREAVAAVHEQVRASAGVELDDATAGALRALARTVERERYAPVPDEVHPDQLVRWTDEIVDGVGSVLAGASRSTD, encoded by the coding sequence GTGAACGCCGCCCCCGCCCGCATCCCCCGCGGCCCGCGCAGCCTCGTCGCCACCGCGCTGTGCGCCGTCGCGACCTGCGCCGCGGTGACCGCGCTGTCGAACCTCATCGAGCCCGGCCGCTGGCTCACGGTCACGTGGGTCGCCGTCCTCCTCGTCGCCGCCGTCGTCGCCGGGACGCGCGCCGTCACGCGGTCCTGGTGGGCGCCGACCCTCGCCGGCCTCGTGGTCCTCGCCGCCGGCACGCTCGTCCGGTACGGCGCTCCCCCGGGCCGCATCCAGGTCCTGCCCGACCTCGGCTCGCTCGACCGCACCCTCGCGACCGCGCGCGAGGGCATCGCCGTCGTCAACGCCTCCCTCGTCCCCATGACGGGCGTCCGGCCCGCCGAGCTGCTCGTCGTCGTGGGCGCCGTCGCCGTTCTGCTCGTCACCGACCTCGTCGCCGTCGGCCTCGGCGTCCCCGCCCTCGCCGGGATCCCGCTCGTCGCGCTCTGGACGCCGACCGTCGTGCTCGGCTTCCCCGCGAGCAGCTGGGCCGTCGCGTGGACCGGGCTCGCCTACCTGCTCCTGCTCGCCCTCAGCGCCGCGCCCCCGTCCGCGCGCAGCGACCGCGCCCGCCGCACCGGTGGAGCCCTCGCGGGCGCCGTCGCGGTCGTCGTGCTCGCGCTGGTCGCCGGGCCCGTCGTCGCCGCCCTGCCCGGGTGGGCGTCGCTCGCGCTGCCCACCTTCGGCAACGGACCCGTCGGGCCCCTGCAGCTCTCCGACAACCTCGACCTGCGCGAGAGCCTCGGCACGCGGTCCGGGCAGGTCGTGCTGCGCTACAGCATCGTCGAGCCCGAGGCGGCCGCCGAGGGTGGGGACGACGCTGACGACGAGGCCGACGGCGGGACCACCGACGGCCTCGGCCTGCCGGTCCCCACCCCGACCGACGACGGCGTCAACGTCACCGCACGCGTCGTCGGCCCCCTGCGCGCCTTCACGCTCACCACGTTCGACGGCCGCGAGTGGCAGCGCGACGACACGCTCGACCTCGCGACCTGGGAGCCCGGCCGGCTCCTCACGTCCGACCCCACCCTGCGCGGCGACACCCCCGACCCCGGGCGCGGCACCCTCGCGGCCGTCGACGTCGAGGTCGGTGCGCTGCGCGAGCGTCGGCTGCCCGTCAGCACGTTCCCCCGCACCGTCGCCGTCGAGGGCGCCTGGACCTACGACGAGCTGCGCGACGAGGTCGTCGGACGCCGCAGCACCTTCGACGGCATGCGCTACTCGATGCTCGTCGAGATCCCCGAGCTCACGCCGGACGACCTCGCCGACGCACCCGTCGGCACGCCCGACGACGGCGGTGCGTCTCTCGAGGTCCCGAGCACCGAGCACCGCGAGCAGATCGCCGACCTCGCACGCGAGATCACCGCCGACGCCGCGACCCCGTACGAGCAGGCGATGGCGCTGCAGTCCTACTTCCGCGCCGGCACCAACTTCACCTACGACACCCGCATCGCGCCCGCGCGGAGCGAGGACGCCGTGTGGGACTTCCTGCAGTCCCAGCGCGGGTACTGCGTGCAGTTCGCGACGTCGATGACCGTCATGTCGCGCATGCTCGGGATCCCGGCGCGCGTGGGCGTGGGCTTCCTGCCCGGCGACGCGAACGGGGACGGCCAGTACGTCGTCACCGGTCGCAAGTCGCACGCGTGGCCCGAGCTGTACTTCGCCGACCTCGGGTGGGTCCGGTTCGAGCCGACGCCCGCCGTCCAGTCCGGCCTCCCGCCCGTCTGGAGCGACCCGTTCAGCGGCGTGAACGCGCCCGCGAGCCAGCCCGACGAGGCGATCCCGACCGCGGCGGCGCCGACCGGTGCTGCGACGAGCGCACCCGCGCCGTCCGCCCCGACGGAGACCGAGGAGGCCGGCGAGGGCTGGACCCGGATCGGCGTCGTGGTGGGCGTCGTGCTGCTGCTCGTCGTCCTCGGGCTGTCACTCGTCCGCCGGCGGACCCGCACACGCGCCGACGAGACGCCCGAGCGCGCCTGGCTGCGGACACGGCGACGCCTGGCCGCGAAGGGCGTGTCCTGGTCGGACGCGACGACGCCGCGCGAGGCGGTCGCTGCGGTCCACGAGCAGGTGCGTGCGAGCGCCGGCGTCGAGCTCGACGACGCCACAGCCGGGGCCCTACGGGCGCTCGCGCGGACGGTGGAGCGCGAGCGCTACGCGCCGGTCCCGGACGAGGTCCACCCCGACCAGCTCGTGCGGTGGACCGACGAGATCGTCGACGGCGTGGGGTCCGTGCTCGCAGGCGCCTCCCGCTCGACCGACTGA
- a CDS encoding DUF3040 domain-containing protein yields MPLSEYEQRVLEQMERQLTSDDPRLANTLTQRGRRPVSRYLIAGAGAAVGLLLLVLGAAGSVPLLGVVGFVVMFAGVAFAFADPHRGSRRHGPQGVVQADGAVRRAPQARKSGFMSRLEERWDRRRGEQGR; encoded by the coding sequence ATGCCTCTCTCCGAGTACGAGCAGCGCGTACTTGAGCAGATGGAGCGCCAGCTCACCTCTGACGACCCGCGCTTGGCCAACACGCTCACGCAGCGTGGCCGCCGGCCCGTCAGTCGGTATCTCATCGCCGGCGCCGGCGCAGCCGTCGGTCTGCTCCTGCTCGTCCTCGGCGCCGCGGGCAGCGTGCCGCTGCTCGGCGTCGTCGGTTTCGTCGTGATGTTCGCGGGCGTGGCGTTCGCGTTCGCCGACCCGCACCGCGGCTCCCGGCGGCACGGCCCGCAGGGTGTCGTCCAGGCGGACGGGGCCGTCCGCCGTGCTCCGCAGGCGCGCAAGAGCGGGTTCATGTCGCGGCTCGAGGAGCGCTGGGACCGCCGCCGGGGCGAGCAGGGGCGCTGA
- a CDS encoding DNA polymerase IV — MSRGPRAAAARRDWGSEEDGCSILHVDMDAFFASVELARRPQLRGLPVIVGGAQRGVVLAATYEARAFGVHSAMPMASALRMCPQAVVVPPDHTAYREVSQGVMRVLHDVTALVEQVSVDEAFLDVAGARRRLGPPTAIAADIRRRVRAEFGITCSVGIGATKFVAKLASGHAKPDGVLLVPRAATLDFLRVLPVGALWGVGERTEAALARWGIRTVAELADSDVATVQRAVGKVAGAHLFDLSWGRDPRPVEPHREEKSVGAEETFVADVADLAVVQAKVLELADRCAARLRHKELVARTVTVKLRTSDFRTLTRSRTLTTPSDVGRELYLVARELVAGADLGGLPVRLVGVRAEGLEPAAATVRQPTLEEAVAEPAPDRREAERVMDEVRARFGAAAIRTGVHSSEPGARSTTTFVPADLS; from the coding sequence GTGAGCCGGGGACCACGGGCGGCGGCGGCCCGGCGCGACTGGGGCAGCGAGGAGGACGGCTGCTCGATCCTCCACGTCGACATGGACGCGTTCTTCGCCTCGGTCGAGCTCGCCCGGCGGCCGCAGCTGCGCGGTCTGCCCGTGATCGTGGGCGGTGCGCAGCGCGGGGTCGTGCTCGCCGCGACCTACGAGGCGCGGGCGTTCGGCGTGCACTCCGCGATGCCGATGGCCTCCGCCCTGCGCATGTGCCCGCAGGCCGTCGTCGTGCCGCCGGACCACACCGCGTACCGCGAGGTGTCGCAGGGCGTCATGCGCGTGCTGCACGACGTGACGGCGCTGGTCGAGCAGGTGAGCGTCGACGAGGCGTTCCTCGACGTCGCCGGTGCACGACGCCGGCTCGGCCCGCCGACGGCGATCGCCGCCGACATCCGCCGCCGGGTCCGTGCGGAGTTCGGCATCACGTGCTCCGTCGGGATCGGCGCGACCAAGTTCGTCGCGAAGCTCGCGTCCGGGCACGCCAAGCCCGACGGTGTGCTGCTCGTGCCGCGCGCGGCGACGCTCGACTTCCTGCGCGTGCTGCCCGTCGGGGCGCTCTGGGGCGTCGGTGAGCGGACCGAGGCCGCCCTCGCGCGATGGGGGATCCGCACGGTGGCGGAGCTTGCCGACAGCGACGTCGCCACGGTGCAGCGCGCCGTGGGCAAGGTCGCGGGCGCGCACCTCTTCGACCTCTCGTGGGGTCGGGACCCGCGCCCGGTGGAGCCCCACCGGGAGGAGAAGTCGGTCGGCGCGGAGGAGACGTTCGTCGCGGACGTCGCCGACCTCGCCGTCGTGCAGGCCAAGGTGCTGGAGCTCGCCGACCGGTGTGCCGCACGGCTGCGGCACAAGGAGCTCGTCGCGCGCACGGTCACGGTGAAGCTGCGAACATCGGACTTCCGCACGCTCACGCGCTCCCGGACGCTCACGACACCGAGCGACGTCGGCCGTGAGCTCTACCTCGTCGCCCGCGAGCTCGTCGCCGGAGCCGACCTCGGCGGGCTGCCCGTCCGGCTCGTCGGCGTCCGTGCGGAAGGGCTCGAACCCGCGGCGGCGACCGTCCGGCAGCCCACGCTCGAGGAGGCCGTCGCCGAGCCGGCGCCCGACCGACGGGAGGCCGAACGGGTGATGGACGAGGTCCGCGCACGGTTCGGGGCCGCCGCGATCAGGACGGGCGTCCATTCATCCGAGCCAGGGGCGCGCTCGACTACCACCTTCGTTCCCGCGGATCTATCCTGA
- a CDS encoding SAV_6107 family HEPN domain-containing protein, with translation MDARTVGTDEQGAVVRRLDSARTSPRAAELLARADAELLAAQFSPEAWEQFSHAHLAALRAGAAVIASRGRPAGRRALRTVWEILDVVAPELTSWSGYFAGAAPLRSAVDAGRFDAVTPARAEQAVCAAEDFVDAVRALVEAESAAPVTPRMLAVTAS, from the coding sequence ATGGACGCCAGGACGGTCGGCACGGACGAGCAGGGCGCTGTCGTGCGGCGCCTGGACTCCGCACGCACGTCGCCGCGCGCCGCCGAGCTGCTCGCGCGTGCCGACGCGGAGCTGCTCGCCGCCCAGTTCTCGCCCGAGGCGTGGGAGCAGTTCTCGCACGCGCACCTCGCCGCGCTGCGTGCCGGGGCGGCCGTCATCGCGTCGCGCGGTCGTCCGGCGGGTCGCCGCGCGCTGCGCACGGTCTGGGAGATCCTCGACGTCGTGGCCCCGGAGCTGACGTCGTGGAGCGGGTACTTCGCCGGTGCCGCGCCGCTGCGCTCCGCCGTCGACGCGGGTCGCTTCGACGCGGTGACCCCCGCGCGCGCCGAGCAGGCCGTGTGCGCGGCCGAGGACTTCGTGGACGCGGTGCGCGCACTCGTCGAGGCGGAGTCGGCCGCGCCGGTCACGCCACGCATGCTCGCGGTGACGGCGTCGTGA